A window of Lepidochelys kempii isolate rLepKem1 chromosome 1, rLepKem1.hap2, whole genome shotgun sequence contains these coding sequences:
- the LOC140918301 gene encoding olfactory receptor 52R1-like, producing the protein MQKTRFCLRVGHLLRYSMSESNTTVFTNPSTFILLGISGLEAAHVWISIPFCITYAIAILGNFTILFIVKRETSLHGPMYYFLCMLAITDLVLSTSILPKMLSIFWLNSREINFSACLTQMFFIHCFSGMESGIFVAMALDRYVAICDPLRHSTILTNSVVAKIGLAVVLRGGMLVLPSLLLVRQWPYCRTNIIPNLYCEHMAMVKLACGDIRISSYYGLFVVFFVTSVDVFFITMSYIQILRAIFRLPTKDARIKTFGTCASHLCAILAFYIPGLFSLLTHRFGHNVPLHFHILMANVYLLVPPMLNPIIYGVRTKQIRDRLLHLFTHKGTLKFPPGALALRLSSVWSWLVTWC; encoded by the coding sequence ATGCAGAAGACACGGTTCTGCCTTAGAGTTGGACACCTTCTCCGCTACTCCATGTCAGAATCCAACACAACTGtcttcaccaacccctccaccttcatcctgctgggcatttcTGGCCTGGAGGCGGCccatgtctggatctccatccccttctgcatCACATATGCTATAGCCATCTTGGGGAACTTCACCATCCTGTTCATTGTGAAGAGGGAGACGAGCCTCCAtgggcccatgtactatttcctctgcatgctggccaTCACTGACCTGGTCCTCTCCACCTCCATCCtgcccaaaatgctgagcatcttctggttgaattccagggagatcaatttcagtgcctgcctcacccagatgttcttcATTCACTGCTTCTCAGGGATGGAGTCTGGGATCTTTGTGGCCATGGCCTTGGATCGCTATGTGGCCATCTGTGATCCCTTGAGACATTCCACCATCCTGACAAACTCTGTGGTGGCAAAGATCGGCCTGGCCGTGGTGCTGCGTGGAGGCATGCTTGTACTGCCCTCTCTCCTTCTGGTGAGGCagtggccatattgcagaaccaacatcatCCCCAACTTGTACTGCGAGCACATGGCCATGGTGAAGCTGGCTTGTGGTGACATCCGCATCAGTAGTTATTACGGCCTTTTTGTGGTATTCTTTGTGACCAGTGTGGATGTGTTTTTTATCACCATGTCCTATAtccagatcctcagggccatcttcaggctccccacaaAGGATGCCCGGATCAAGACTTTTGGGACCTGCGCCTCACACCTCTGTGCCATCTTAGCCTTTTACATCCCAGGTCTTTTCTCCTTACTCACACACCGGTTTGGCCACAATGTGCCCCTGCATTTCCACATTCTCATGGCTAATGTGTACCTCCTGGTGCCCCCCATGCTGAATCCCATCATCTATGGGGTGAGGACCAAACAGATCCGGGACAGGCTGCTCCATCTCTTTACTCATAAAGGGACTTTAAAGTTTCCTCCTGGTGCTCTCGCTCTCAGACTAAGCTCTGTGTGGAGCTGGCTGGTAACATGGTGCTGA